CTCCCGGTGGAAacagacggattggcttaggaagcgcagattttgaaggcagcggctgctgtttgtttgttctgatttggcctcccggtgataaatgacggattggcttgggaagcgcagattttcaaggcggTTTCTGTTGTTTATTGTGTGTTTTGACTTGGTCTTTATTAGGAcggattggctcaggaagcgcaAATTCTcgaagctgctgctgttgtaAGTTTGTTCTAATTTgtccttccagtggaaaaagactTATTGACTGGGAAGCACAGATTATCAAGTCGGTTTCTGATGTTTATTgtctgttttgatttggtcttccggagAAAAAATGCAGGTTAGCTTAGGAGCTGCAGATTTTTGagtctgctgctgctgtttgtttgttttgatttggcgttccggtggaaaaagacggattggcttgagaAGCGAAGATTTCCAAGGCTTCTGCTGTGGATTGTTTGATCTGGCCtcccggtgaaaaaaaaacggattgctttaggaagcgcagatttttaaaagcTGCTACTgctgtttggttttttttgatATAGCCTTCTAGTGAAAATAGACAGATTTTCTTGGGCCGCGCAAATTTTCAAGGCTGATGCTGCTGTTGattctttgttttgatttggccttctgctAAAAAAAGACGGCTGCTGCCACTGATTATTTGTCCTCCGGGTTATAAGACGGTGAGATATGATACGCGTTATTTATCAAGGCTGCTGagattgtttttcaatcattttcatTCTGATACTAAGATGGATGGCTGAAAATAAAGATTCAAGGATTACTGCTGCAATTTTTGTCTTTGTATATTTTGAAACTGgtaaaaatcaaataaggagtgtattcgaaaaaaattcatcacTAACAAAGTgaacaacttttgaatgcatggatggaaattgatgaaattttcaaagaagttaCTGAAGTTGTTGtttacatatgcaaatttttgtgatattctgtcaagtggtttttgagataacgTCCGATAAATTTCACTAAGTTTCACTGAAGTatagcatgaaaagtagtcatgcgaTACCTCGCGAGgttccagcagtgatgtcaatttaattatttctttataaatgcgaaaagacatacctctgtttaACAGCTAATAACGTTTCTGCCttaaagatacgaagttacggtcttcaaaaaagttgttcagcggaaaattaaCTTCCAtgaattcataaattggcacaaaaaatatcagctggctcggtttcacagaagaaacaaaaatgatgttgattttttagtacaacaTATtatattttcccatacaaacctaaatattcaaatttactcatgtaaacgttacttaaaaattttgggaaaaatcatggatgagttttggaccaaacgAAACTGTTTAGCCTCCAGGGCATAAGAAACTCAAAAATGGCCCTAAATCGACTTAATCTATTGTGACATACGATTTTtccaatctgtttttttttgcttgaattaaaaaagcTACAATTGTGATGAGTCTTTTTAAATGATAGAATGATAGCTCTTTTGTGTCCGATTATCGAAATTTTCACTGTCTGttgcctaattttttttagtaattatCTGGTTACACACATTAAGAATCGTAATTTTCCCCCTCAGATGATCTATGGAAAGCGCATCGCAAAGTGCTGAACCCAACCTTCAATCTGCGGATCCTGAACAGCTTCCAGCCCATCTTCAACGATTGCGTGAATACGATGATGCGCAACATCAAGGCCCACGTGAAGCCAGGAGAGCCGATGAACATCCTGGAGTTCACGTCGCCTTGTACGCTATCGATGGTTACGCGGACTTCCCTTGGAGGTCGAGTGTTGGAACGTGAAGGCACCAAGGAGTTCTGCGAGGGAATGGAAAGTCTACTGCATCAGTTGGGCATCCGGATGTTTAACGCCAATCTTCATCCGGATTGGGTGTATCGTTATACACGAATTTATCGTGCAGAAATGAAGGCTCGTAACTTCTGCTGTGCTTGGACAGATAAGGTAGGTTTTATCGGTGATCTGGAATCTGAAAACCGAGTAAAAATCCGGTGTTGTTTCTTTTTCCCAGATTTTGGAGGAAAAGAAACAGGAGCTCGCAAAAAAGAAAGAAGACATGAATAACAACGCCGACTCCAAGGAAGAGAATGAAGACAACGAAGTTTCCTACAAAAAGCCACAGATTTTCATCGATCAGCTGCTGACGATTCCACTACCCGATGGCAGACCCTTCAGTGATCAGGAAATTCTCGATGAGATTTACACGATGATAGCTGCGGTATGttccaaaaatcttaaactAAAGATCTCTTATTGAATGTCTCATTGATCGAATTCTCCTCTCATCGCCAGGGTAATGAAACATCAGCTGTGCAATCTGCTCACACCATCCTTCTGCTAGCAATGCACCCGGAAATTCAGGAACGAGCCGTCGAGGAAATTCTACGAGTATTCCCAACCCCAGAACAGAACTTCAACCAGGACACCCTTAAACAGCTGGAGCTCCAGGAACGGATCATTAAGGAATCTCAACGACTGATGCCGGTGGCCTTCATTCTAGGAAGAGCGGCACAGCACGATATTCAGCTCGATGACTATGTGTGTCCAAAAGGCACAATCTTCATTTTGAACTTATTCGAAATGCAACGGCGGAAAGAGTTCTGGGGTGAGGATGCGCATGAGTTCAATCCGGATCGGTTCCTGCCAGAGAATAGCAAAAATAGGCATCCCTATGCGTACGCGCCTTTCAGTGCGGGACCCAGAAGTTGTATAGGTAAGATCTGAAAATGCTGGAAATTCTTCAAGGAAGTTTTTATAAGTGAATAGAAGAACATATAATATATTTACTCGAATGGAATCTATATTGTAGCAAGTTTTTGCTTAACGATATTGCCAATTTCTTTAAACAGTTCCTCTGATTCCCCTTTTTTCTGTCATTCCAGGAAGTCGCTACGCCATGATGTCGATGAAGACGCTGCTGACCGAGGTCCTGCGCAACTACAAACTCACCACCGACATCAAGTACGACGAAATTCAGTTCAAGTTTAAGGTTTCCCTTCACCTGGCCCATCCACATCGTGTTTTCCTGGAGCCACGAAATCTCTACGGAGGAAGCAAATGAACAACAAAACACAGTCCAGTTTTGCGTTTTTGCCAATATTTGTATGTGTATTTGTGTATGCAATAAGTTAACGTCTATCAATCAATACCTTTATGTTACCAAATAAAAAGTTACCTACTTCCACCGAAAGGCGGTTAGTGTTTTATTGGCGCaaaaaagtttcgaaaaatCCAACCGAAAAAAAGCTTATGCGTGTGAACAAATGTCTGTTCGCTTGTTTAACGAATTGCTGACAGCTCATTTGAAAGTCTTCGAGAAAGCAAAAGGAATGTTTGATAGATGGTTTAGCATTCTATAGTGGGTTGTTTACATCATTTGACGGATAGTTGATATGTGAAGGCGATTTGGATTTGGTGGAAGAAAAAGCATTAGGtacaaagcttttaaaatggatttaataacttgaaaatttaggCGATAAAGTcgatagaaacatttttaattataa
This sequence is a window from Uranotaenia lowii strain MFRU-FL chromosome 3, ASM2978415v1, whole genome shotgun sequence. Protein-coding genes within it:
- the LOC129757840 gene encoding cytochrome P450 4c21-like isoform X1, which gives rise to MVLTALGLVIFSVSLAIYSYCRYRFRFADPIPDANLPKVPFFGNGLSFRGVNRLKIYPVLHQAFNTKARLFKITFGPMPIICPNHPDLMQKVMLDPASMDKPYFYDFFGITQGLFGLPYDLWKAHRKVLNPTFNLRILNSFQPIFNDCVNTMMRNIKAHVKPGEPMNILEFTSPCTLSMVTRTSLGGRVLEREGTKEFCEGMESLLHQLGIRMFNANLHPDWVYRYTRIYRAEMKARNFCCAWTDKILEEKKQELAKKKEDMNNNADSKEENEDNEVSYKKPQIFIDQLLTIPLPDGRPFSDQEILDEIYTMIAAGNETSAVQSAHTILLLAMHPEIQERAVEEILRVFPTPEQNFNQDTLKQLELQERIIKESQRLMPVAFILGRAAQHDIQLDDYVCPKGTIFILNLFEMQRRKEFWGEDAHEFNPDRFLPENSKNRHPYAYAPFSAGPRSCIGSRYAMMSMKTLLTEVLRNYKLTTDIKYDEIQFKFKVSLHLAHPHRVFLEPRNLYGGSK
- the LOC129757840 gene encoding cytochrome P450 4c21-like isoform X3 yields the protein MLTALGILILTIGLTIYGYCRYRFRFADPIPNASLPKHIFFGHGLSFRRINPVRIYWVLKRAYDNKERIFKIAFGPMPVICPIHPDLVQKVLCDFATIDKPYFYDFTQLTNGLFGGPYDLWKAHRKVLNPTFNLRILNSFQPIFNDCVNTMMRNIKAHVKPGEPMNILEFTSPCTLSMVTRTSLGGRVLEREGTKEFCEGMESLLHQLGIRMFNANLHPDWVYRYTRIYRAEMKARNFCCAWTDKILEEKKQELAKKKEDMNNNADSKEENEDNEVSYKKPQIFIDQLLTIPLPDGRPFSDQEILDEIYTMIAAGNETSAVQSAHTILLLAMHPEIQERAVEEILRVFPTPEQNFNQDTLKQLELQERIIKESQRLMPVAFILGRAAQHDIQLDDYVCPKGTIFILNLFEMQRRKEFWGEDAHEFNPDRFLPENSKNRHPYAYAPFSAGPRSCIGSRYAMMSMKTLLTEVLRNYKLTTDIKYDEIQFKFKVSLHLAHPHRVFLEPRNLYGGSK
- the LOC129757840 gene encoding cytochrome P450 4c21-like isoform X2, yielding MFLATLAFLFFGVPLAAYIYARIIFRFADRIPSVGKLVPFFGNGLDFAHKNSFEIFQSLYSAYRTKVRIFKLQFGPIPVICPNHPDLLGKVLVEVASLNKPYVYNFIRVPQGLLGAQYDLWKAHRKVLNPTFNLRILNSFQPIFNDCVNTMMRNIKAHVKPGEPMNILEFTSPCTLSMVTRTSLGGRVLEREGTKEFCEGMESLLHQLGIRMFNANLHPDWVYRYTRIYRAEMKARNFCCAWTDKILEEKKQELAKKKEDMNNNADSKEENEDNEVSYKKPQIFIDQLLTIPLPDGRPFSDQEILDEIYTMIAAGNETSAVQSAHTILLLAMHPEIQERAVEEILRVFPTPEQNFNQDTLKQLELQERIIKESQRLMPVAFILGRAAQHDIQLDDYVCPKGTIFILNLFEMQRRKEFWGEDAHEFNPDRFLPENSKNRHPYAYAPFSAGPRSCIGSRYAMMSMKTLLTEVLRNYKLTTDIKYDEIQFKFKVSLHLAHPHRVFLEPRNLYGGSK